From the Pelecanus crispus isolate bPelCri1 chromosome W, bPelCri1.pri, whole genome shotgun sequence genome, one window contains:
- the LOC142592849 gene encoding vasculin-like: protein MAQHDFAPAWLNFPTPPSSTKSSLNFEKHSENFLWTENHYEANHRRDNSSDGFDPNIGWPNGGHFGRKEKNGWSSQGRNGTENINYRGGYHGGGSCTRTSTFHCGKGQGLHENNVSDNETGKNEDKEVPKQFEAEDFPSLNPEYERTPNQNKSLAAGVWEYPLNPKSRSPRMLVIKKGSTKELQISGFPVAGSLHSQPVKNGTGTSVYKGLVPKPATPPAKPTQWKSQAKENKLGNPFSHEFAYGIGNFSPFKSTAKAFTVSQNSVKECNRSNSSSPIDKVGQPRLTKLTRMRTDKKSEFLKALKQHRVEEECEDKNHAGQEKHDESFNLHNSNSPHHERDINRNFENEVLQENGNAPITSQQIIRSSTFPQADVLSSSLEAEHRLLKEMGWQEDSENDEACAPLTEDEMREFQVISEQLQKNGLRKNGILKNGLICDFKFSPWKNSTFKPALENEDSETSSSDTSDDDDA, encoded by the exons TCATCACTGAACTTTGAGAAACATTCTGAAAATTTTTTGTGGACAGAGAATCATTATGAAGCAAATCACAGAAGAGACAACTCTTCAGATGGGTTTGATCCTAACATCGGATGGCCTAATGGAG gGCATTttgggagaaaagagaagaatggTTGGAGTTCACAAGGCAGAAATGGTACAGAAAACATAAACTATCGTGGGGGATACCATGGCGGAGGTTCCTGCACTCGTACCAGCACTTTCCACTGTGGAAAAGGCCAAGGACTGCATGAAAACAATGTATCTGATAATGAAACtgggaaaaatgaagacaaggaAGTACCCAAACAGTTTGAGGCTGAGGATTTT ccaTCTTTGAACCCTGAATATGAGAGAACACCAAACCAGAATAAGTCTTTAGCTGCAGGTGTGTGGG aGTACCCTTTGAATCCTAAATCTAGATCTCCAAGAATGCTGGTCATTAAAAAGGGCAGTACAAAAGAACTGCAGATATCTGGATTCCCCGTAGCAGGAAGTCTTCATTCACAGCCAGTAAAGAATGGAACTGGCACAAGTGTTTATAAAGGATTAGTCCCTAAACCTGCTACACCACCCGCAAAG cCTACACAGTGGAAAAgccaagcaaaagaaaataaacttggGAATCCATTTTCTCATGAATTTGCATATGGTATTGGCAATTTCAGTCCTTTCAAATCAACTGCCAAGGCATTTACTGTATCACAGAATTCAGTGAAAGAG TGTAATCGGTCAAATTCATCATCCCCTATTGACAAAGTTGGTCAGCCTCGTTTAACAAAATTGACAAGAATGCGGACTGATAAGAAGAGTGAATTTTTGAAAGCATTGAAACAACATAGAGTGGAAGAGGAATGTGAAGACAAGAATCATGCTGGGCAAGAGAAG catgaTGAGTCCTTTAACTTGCATAACAGCAACAGTCCTCATCATGAGAGAGATATAAACCgaaactttgaaaatgaagttcTGCAAGAGAATGGCAATGCTCCAATTACATCTCAACAGATCATTCGATCTTCAACTTTCCCTCAGGCAGATGTTCTTTCAAGCTCACTTGAGGCAGAGCATAG gttgtTAAAGGAGATGGGCTGGCAGGAAGACAGTGAAAATGATGAAGCATGTGCTCCACTAACAGAGGATGAGATGAGGGAATTCCAAGTCATTAGTGAACAG ttacaaaaaaatgGCCTTCggaaaaatggcattttgaaaaatggcCTCATCTGTGATTTTAAATTTAGCCCCTGGAAAAACAGCACTTTCAAACCTGCTCTGGAGAATGAGGATTCTGAGACAAGCAGCAGTGATACATCAGATGATGATGATGCGTGA